From the Musa acuminata AAA Group cultivar baxijiao chromosome BXJ3-7, Cavendish_Baxijiao_AAA, whole genome shotgun sequence genome, one window contains:
- the LOC135642238 gene encoding myb family transcription factor RLI1-like codes for MDLQMNDLHEFSHGSFRNATFEASNPSYQRNTSLACFPAPRNPWSSVSLVSSSTSACFEEEMDSSSHGLMPPTLPSCVSSCVGSSPAVFFASEQSMSFPQLYLYRSETLPSFSKSTKNRPAAASFFFDRDDDSVKQYRLPSQPRDALDPDLKLPMLQNTRASSRDGFQASRIQPYPGRADWSASLQTKHLSPPQVVHDPSVGWGIPSCSMDKPNLRLQTEKQLPITSASVSSATAISNKTRIRWTQDLHERFVECVNRLGGAEKATPKGILKLMNSAGLTIYHVKSHLQKYRIAKHIPESTEGKFERRAAAVSVTELDPKFGMQISEALRLQLDVQMRLHEQLEIQKNLQLRIEAQSRKLQQMFEEQVRTTKGPAELENLGDLFSGSPAASLEDAQLWCAPDGPQSADFPLQKC; via the exons ATGGATCTTCAGATGAATGATCTCCATGAATTCAGTCATGGATCGTTCAGAAACGCTACGTTCGAGGCTTCCAACCCTTCTTACCAGAGGAACACTTCCTTGGCCTGTTTTCCTGCGCCAAGGAATCCTTGGTCTTCTGTATCATTGGtttcctcctccacctccgcctGCTTCGAGGAGGAAATGGATTCGTCAAGCCATGGTCTCATGCCTCCTACTTTGCCCAGTTGTGTTTCAAGCTGTGTTGGATCATCGCCTGCCGTCTTCTTTGCTTCTGAGCAATCGATGAGCTTCCCTCAGCTTTACTTGTACCGATCTGAGACCCTTCCATCTTTCTCTAAATCAACAAAGAACAGGCCTGCAGCAGCATCGTTCTTCTTCGATAGAGACGACGACTCCGTGAAGCAATACAGACTTCCTTCCCAGCCGAGGGATGCTTTGGACCCGGACTTGAAGCTTCCAATGCTGCAGAACACAAGGGCAAGTTCCAGAGATGGTTTCCAGGCCAGCCGGATTCAACCTTATCCAGGAAGAGCAGATTGGAGTGCCTCATTGCAAACGAAGCATTTAAGTCCACCTCAAGTTGTTCATGATCCTTCT GTCGGATGGGGTATACCGAGCTGTTCAATGGACAAGCCAAACCTTCGTCTTCAAACAGAGAAGCAACTGCCCATCACCTCTGCAAGTGTCTCGTCTGCCACAGCCATCTCAAACAAAACACGAATCAGGTGGACACAGGATCTCCATGAGCGGTTTGTCGAGTGCGTGAATCGCCTTGGAGGAGCTGAGA AAGCAACTCCAAAGGGGATTCTGAAGCTGATGAACTCAGCTGGGCTAACCATATACCACGTCAAAAGCCATTTGCAG AAATATCGGATCGCCAAGCACATACCAGAATCTACTGAAG GCAAGTTCGAACGAAGGGCTGCTGCCGTCAGTGTCACAGAACTCGATCCTAAATT TGGCATGCAGATATCAGAAGCATTGCGGCTTCAGCTGGACGTGCAAATGCGCCTCCATGAGCAACTAGAG ATTCAGAAGAATTTACAGCTAAGAATAGAGGCACAAAGCAGAAAGCTCCAGCAGATGTTCGAAGAGCAGGTGAGAACAACGAAAGGTCCTGCCGAGCTTGAAAACCTGGGTGATCTGTTTTCGGGGAGTCCTGCAGCGAGTCTTGAAGATGCTCAGTTGTGGTGTGCCCCGGATGGGCCACAGAGCGCAGACTTCCCATTGCAGAAATGCTAG
- the LOC135642299 gene encoding uncharacterized protein LOC135642299, whose amino-acid sequence MLSHFASVPLQCLPRTPSPSSSSPSSSSISSPLFVSISRSTHLWWRPNRLSDARRCVLLHRGRPDRQIGDGAGGRRYSIVCLMESKTEARVPGADGSKRGRLKLEALNWDHSFVRELPGDPRTDTIPRQVLHACYSTVSPSAEVENPELVAWSESVAELLDLDQKEFMRPDFPIIFAGALPLKEGLPYAQCYGGHQFGRWAGQLGDGRAITLGEILNSQDERWELQLKGAGKTPYSRFADGLAVLRSSIREFLCSEAMNGLGIPTTRALCLVTTGKFVTRDMFYDGNPRDEPGAIVCRVAQSFLRFGSYQIHASRGKEDLDIVRTLADYTIHHHFPQIGTMKKSDKLSLEVGVEGSSVVDLTSNKYAAWSVEVAERTASLIASWQGVGFTHGVLNTDNMSVLGLTIDYGPFGFLDAFDPRYTPNTTDLPWRRYCFANQPDIGLWNIGQFTATLSAAQLINNEEANYAMERYANKFMDEYQSIMTRKLGLSKYSQQLISDLLNNMATDKVDYTNFFRLLSSLKADTTIPNNELLVPLKAVLPDINQERKEAWSSWVKTYLEELVSNGILDEGRKAAMDSVNPKYVLRNYLCQSAIDAAEQGDYSEVRRLLKLVENPYDEQPRMEKYAGLPPEWSSRPGVCMLSCSS is encoded by the exons ATGCTGAGCCATTTCGCCTCTGTCCCTCTCCAATGCCTACCGAGGACTccctcgccctcctcctcctcgccctcttcctcttccatttcctctcccCTCTTCGTCTCGATCTCTCGGTCCACTCACCTTTGGTGGCGTCCGAATCGGTTATCGGATGCACGGAGATGCGTTCTCCTGCATCGGGGGAGACCCGATCGCCAGATCGGAGATGGGGCAGGTGGGCGAAGGTACTCCATCGTTTGTCTGATGGAGTCCAAGACGGAGGCGCGGGTTCCAGGGGCCGATGGTAGCAAGAGGGGGCGGCTGAAGCTCGAGGCGCTAAATTGGGATCACTCCTTCGTGCGGGAGCTGCCTGGCGATCCAAGAACTGATACGATCCCCCGTCAG GTGCTTCATGCTTGTTACAGTACAGTATCTCCATCTGCTGAAGTGGAAAACCCTGAACTTGTAGCTTGGTCAGAATCAGTTGCTGAGTTGCTTGATCTGGATCAGAAAGA GTTCATGCGGCCTGATTTCCCTATAATATTTGCTGGAGCACTACCTTTGAAAGAAGG GTTGCCTTATGCTCAGTGCTATGGTGGTCACCAGTTTGGTAGGTGGGCTGGTCAGCTAGGGGATGGACGTGCAATAACTCTTGGTGAGATTCTGAATTCTCAAGATGAAAGATGGGAGTTGCAGCTCAAGGGTGCTGGAAAGACACCTTATAGCCGATTTGCAGATGGTCTGGCAGTTCTTCGTAGTAGCATCCGTGAGTTCCTTTGCAGTGAGGCAATGAATGGACTTGGAATTCCTACTACCCGTGCACTTTGCCTTGTCACCACTGGCAAATTTGTTACCAGAGACATGTTTTATGA TGGCAATCCTAGGGATGAACCTGGTGCAATTGTTTGCCGTGTTGCTCAATCCTTCCTGCGTTTTGGTTCATATCAAATTCATGCCTCTAGGGGAAAAGAAGACCTTGATATAGTTCGTACTTTGGCAGATTACACAATCCACCATCATTTTCCCCAAATCGGGACAATGAAAAAAAGTGATAAGTTGTCTCTTGAGGTTGGTGTAGAGGGTTCTTCAGTAGTGGATCTGACATCTAACAAATATGCAG CTTGGTCAGTCGAGGTTGCTGAGCGCACTGCTTCCTTGATTGCTAGTTGGCAGGGGGTTGGCTTCACTCATGGTGTTCTGAACACAGACAACATGAGTGTCTTGGGTTTGACTATCGACTATGGGCCTTTTGGTTTTTTGGATGCATTTGATCCAAGATATACTCCAAATACTACAGATCTTCCCTGGAGAAGGTACTGTTTTGCTAACCAGCCTGATATTGGCTTGTGGAATATTGGACAATTTACTGCAACTTTATCAGCTGCACAGTTGATCAACAACGAAGAGGCCAACTATGCAATGGAAAG ATACGCTAATAAGTTTATGGATGAATACCAATCCATAATGACAAGAAAGCTAGGTCTATCCAAGTACAGCCAACAACTCATAAGTGACCTTCTCAACAACATGGCTACCGACAAAGTTGATTACACAAATTTCTTTCGGTTGCTTTCAAGTCTAAAAGCAGACACTACTATTCCCAACAACGAGCTCCTTGTCCCTCTTAAAGCTGTTTTGCCGGACATCAACCAGGAGAGAAAGGAGGCATGGAGCAGTTGGGTGAAAACCTATCTCGAGGAG ctGGTTTCTAATGGCATCCTGGACGAAGGACGAAAGGCTGCAATGGACTCTGTTAACCCCAAGTATGTCTTGCGAAACTATCTGTGCCAAAGCGCCATTGATGCGGCCGAGCAAGGAGACTACAGCGAAGTCCGCAGGCTGCTGAAACTAGTGGAGAATCCATATGACGAACAACCGAGGATGGAGAAATATGCAGGGTTACCACCAGAGTGGTCTTCCAGGCCAGGTGTGTGCATGTTGTCATGCTCTTCTTGA
- the LOC135643742 gene encoding G-type lectin S-receptor-like serine/threonine-protein kinase LECRK1, protein MTNHRYANITRGTTLTAQGSPSSWLSPSGDFALGFYPLDSDTSLFLLAVWYDSASPKSVVWSANRDAPVAAGSTLQLTSDGRLSLKDQDGKQVWNAGAANASFAALLDTGNLVLAASSSNFLWQSFDFPTDTLLPGQVLTQGSSLRSQLTDSDTSDGRFQLVAQTDGNLVLYPLALPTGNQYVAYWSTGTTGSGNQLVYNETGSLYYAVSNGTIAGISPTSTYSTGNFYQRARLDPDGVFRQYIYPKNGTAGGSLRKTWNAVAKVPLDICRDLVVENVGSGVCGFNSYCSSDGDQTRINCMCPPQYSFIDPDKKYKGCKQDFLQICEGYNPGEFELIPVDNVDWPYYDYEYYTNVDQDRCARYCLEDCFCVVAIFWSNDGGCWKKRQPLAHGRMGSYVDRRALIKVSKSNASLTLPPGPVTTITKKQRTPMNRVGSALLWCSGFLNLILVALMSVTVLGHRRKRGQMLQRQTSMSVVNLRVFSYQELEEATNGFKDELGRGAFGVVYKGVLASNIRTDIAVKRLDRLLHLDSDKEFTNEVRSIGQTHHKNLVKLIGYCDEGSHRLLVYEYMSNGALTGFLFGDVKLQWEQRVQIILGIARGLLYLHEECSTPIVHCDIKPQNVLLDDKFVARISDFGLAKLLKSDQTRTITGIRGTRGYVAPEWFKSMAITKKVDVYSFGVMMLEIICCRKNLETEIGEVEEEEPVLVYWAYDCYKDGRLDLLLKNDKEAMSDSSRVGRFVTVAIWCIQEDPSLRPSMHMVTQMLEGAVPVPMPPDISSSASSR, encoded by the exons ATGACGAATCAT AGATACGCCAATATCACACGAGGCACCACCCTCACCGCTCAAGGCTCGCCCAGTTCATGGCTCTCCCCCTCCGGCGACTTCGCCTTAGGCTTCTACCCCCTCGACAGCGAcacctccctcttcctcctcgccgTCTGGTATGACTCGGCGTCCCCTAAGTCCGTCGTCTGGTCCGCCAACCGCGACGCTCCCGTCGCTGCGGGTTCCACCCTGCAGCTCACTAGCGACGGCCGCCTCTCCCTCAAGGACCAGGACGGCAAGCAGGTTTGGAACGCCGGAGCCGCCAACGCCTCCTTCGCTGCCCTCCTCGACACAGGCAACCTCGTCCTCGCCGCTTCTTCCTCCAACTTCCTATGGCAGAGCTTCGACTTCCCCACTGACACGCTCCTGCCGGGCCAAGTCCTGACCCAGGGCTCCAGCCTGCGTTCCCAACTCACCGATTCGGACACCTCCGATGGCCGCTTCCAGCTGGTGGCGCAGACGGACGGCAACCTCGTGCTCTATCCGCTGGCCCTTCCCACCGGAAACCAGTACGTCGCCTACTGGTCCACCGGCACGACCGGCTCTGGCAATCAGCTCGTCTATAACGAGACCGGCAGTCTGTACTATGCCGTCTCCAATGGTACCATCGCCGGCATAAGCCCTACCTCTACCTATTCCACGGGCAATTTCTACCAGCGCGCGAGGCTGGATCCCGACGGCGTATTCCGCCAGTACATCTACCCGAAGAATGGCACGGCCGGCGGGTCCTTGAGGAAGACGTGGAACGCGGTGGCCAAAGTGCCGCTCGACATTTGCCGAGATCTTGTGGTGGAAAACGTCGGCAGCGGCGTCTGCGGCTTCAACAGCTACTGCTCGtcggatggggatcagacacgcaTCAACTGCATGTGCCCACCGCAGTACTCCTTTATCGATCCGGACAAGAAGTACAAAGGCTGCAAGCAGGACTTCCTACAGATCTGCGAGGGGTACAACCCCGGTGAATTCGAATTGATCCCCGTGGACAACGTCGACTGGCCGTACTACGACTATGAGTACTACACGAATGTGGACCAAGATCGATGCGCACGGTACTGCTTGGAGGACTGCTTCTGCGTGGTCGCCATCTTCTGGAGCAACGACGGGGGATGCTGGAAGAAGAGGCAGCCGCTGGCGCACGGAAGGATGGGTAGTTATGTTGATAGAAGGGCGCTGATCAAAGTGTCCAAAAGCAACGCTTCCCTGACTCTGCCGCCGGGCCCAGTGACTACTATAACAAAGAAGCAACGGACGCCGATGAACCGAGTCGGATCAGCGCTACTGTGGTGTTCTGGCTTTCTGAATTTGATCTTAGTTGCGTTGATGTCTGTCACCGTCTTAGGTCACCGCAGAAAGAGGGGTCAGATGCTTCAGCGACAGACCAGCATGTCCGTGGTAAATCTCCGAGTTTTTTCTTACCAAGAGCTCGAAGAAGCCACTAATGGATTTAAAGACGAGCTGGGAAGAGGCGCATTTGGCGTGGTCTACAAGGGGGTGTTGGCATCAAACATCAGGACCGATATTGCGGTGAAGAGGCTGGATAGGCTGCTTCACCTGGACAGCGATAAAGAATTCACCAACGAGGTGAGATCTATCGGGCAGACTCATCACAAGAATCTGGTCAAATTGATCGGATATTGCGACGAAGGGTCCCACAGGCTTCTGGTGTATGAGTACATGAGCAACGGGGCACTGACGGGTTTCCTGTTTGGCGATGTGAAGCTGCAGTGGGAGCAGCGAGTCCAAATCATCTTAGGCATAGCCAGAGGGCTGCTGTACTTGCATGAAGAATGCAGCACCCCTATCGTCCATTGTGATATCAAACCCCAGAACGTACTCCTCGATGATAAATTTGTCGCTAGGATTTCAGACTTTGGGCTGGCAAAGCTTTTAAAATCCGACCAGACTCGCACCATCACCGGCATAAGGGGAACCAGAGGGTACGTTGCCCCAGAGTGGTTCAAGAGCATGGCAATCACAAAGAAGGTCGACGTGTACAGCTTTGGCGTAATGATGCTAGAGATCATATGCTGCAGGAAGAACTTGGAAACAGAGATTGGGGAAGTGGAAGAGGAGGAACCGGTGCTGGTGTACTGGGCTTATGATTGCTACAAAGACGGGAGGTTGGACCTCCTGCTGAAGAATGATAAAGAGGCGATGAGTGATTCAAGTAGGGTGGGGAGGTTTGTTACGGTAGCTATTTGGTGTATCCAGGAGGATCCATCGCTAAGGCCCTCGATGCACATGGTGACCCAGATGCTAGAAGGAGCAGTTCCAGTTCCTATGCCACCTGATATTTCATCCTCCGCAAGCTCGCGGTAA
- the LOC135643486 gene encoding glucan endo-1,3-beta-glucosidase 8-like, producing MSQTCLLCVALLVVAMATGGGAVGVNWGKIATHRLPPKKVVKMLVENGFDKVKLFDADSDMLEALTGTDIEVMVGIPNYMLEEVSIDQQRAADWVDENVTSWRYTGGVNIKYVAVGNEPLLRAYGGNYSRPTLRALKKIQKALDDSGLGSHVKATVPFNADIYTSPGPHPVPSAGHFQPETRETVLKILAVLSENNAPFVVNIHPFLSAYGDKYFPVDFAFFGVAKTRVSDGEAVYTNVLDASFDTLVWSLRKAGYPDMPIIIGEIGWPTDGDKNANVKMAKEFNRGLLRHVTGGKGTPARNGSMEVYLFSLMDEDDKSIAPGPFERHWGIFEFDGKPKYGLDLSGHGGDTNLVSVKGVDYLPRRWCILDPAANDLTDLNDSVNYACSFSDCTSMGYGSSCNHLDLHGNASYAFNMYYQVKNQEAGACVFSDLAVVIDRDPSDDKCRFPVMIAYGSLAAAQGETKDLVVAVMGGMATLLFLLLREARVA from the exons ATGAGCCAGACTTGTCTTCTTTGCGTCGCCCTGTTGGTGGTTGCCATGGCCACCGGGGGTGGGGCAGTGGGCGTAAATTGGGGGAAGATAGCGACGCACCGGCTGCCGCCCAAGAAGGTGGTGAAGATGCTGGTGGAGAACGGGTTCGACAAGGTGAAGCTGTTCGACGCGGACTCCGACATGCTCGAAGCTCTGACGGGGACCGACATCGAGGTTATGGTCGGCATACCCAACTACATGCTGGAGGAGGTTAGCATTGATCAACAGCGAGCCGCCGACTGGGTGGACGAGAACGTCACCTCTTGGAGGTACACCGGTGGCGTCAACATCAA ATATGTTGCGGTGGGTAATGAGCCGTTGTTGCGGGCATATGGAGGCAATTACAGCCGACCCACGTTACGAGCATTGAAGAAGATTCAGAAAGCTCTCGACGACTCAGGGCTGGGAAGCCATGTGAAGGCCACCGTCCCCTTCAATGCCGACATCTACACTTCTCCGGGTCCGCACCCCGTCCCTTCGGCAGGACACTTCCAACCGGAGACACGAGAAACCGTCCTCAAAATCCTCGCCGTCCTCTCCGAAAACAACGCTCCTTTCGTCGTCAACATCCACCCCTTCCTCTCCGCCTACGGCGACAAGTACTTCCCGGTGGACTTCGCCTTCTTCGGGGTGGCCAAAACGCGCGTCAGTGACGGCGAAGCAGTCTACACCAACGTGCTCGACGCCAGTTTCGATACCCTGGTCTGGTCCTTGAGGAAAGCAGGGTATCCCGATATGCCCATCATCATCGGCGAGATTGGCTGGCCAACTGACGGCGACAAGAACGCCAACGTGAAGATGGCCAAAGAGTTCAACCGAGGGCTGCTCCGCCATGTCACGGGCGGAAAGGGGACGCCTGCGAGAAACGGGAGCATGGAGGTTTACCTGTTTAGCCTCATGGACGAGGACGACAAGAGCATCGCTCCCGGGCCCTTCGAGAGGCACTGGGGCATCTTCGAGTTCGACGGGAAACCCAAGTACGGATTGGATTTGTCGGGGCATGGAGGAGACACCAATCTGGTGAGCGTCAAGGGGGTCGATTACCTGCCAAGAAGATGGTGCATTCTCGACCCGGCTGCCAACGACCTCACCGACTTGAATGACAGCGTCAACTACGCCTGCTCTTTCTCGGATTGCACTTCCATGGGGTATGGCTCATCCTGCAACCACTTGGACCTCCATGGGAACGCGTCCTATGCTTTCAACATGTACTACCAGGTGAAGAACCAGGAGGCCGGTGCCTGTGTCTTCTCTGACCTCGCCGTGGTCATCGATCGGGACCCGAGCGACGACAAGTGCCGATTTCCGGTGATGATTGCTTACGGTTCACTTGCAGCAGCACAGGGGGAGACGAAAGACTTGGTGGTGGCTGTGATGGGAGGGATGGCGACGTTGCTGTTCTTGCTGTTGAGAGAGGCACGAGTGGCTTAG
- the LOC135643488 gene encoding uncharacterized protein LOC135643488 → MDVPNGDPALQIGDWCISLGRCSTGLSSTPPVIGIPRSGSISALASLNKGLLSDDTEHDPKIGMQITGALWLQLDVQRRLHEQLEVHASILLQATLNKGLLSMSQNMILQFH, encoded by the exons ATGGACGTCCCAAATGGCGACCCCGCCCTCCAGATCGGCGATTGG TGTATCTCGCTGGGACGCTGCTCGACGGGACTAAGTTCGACTCCGCCCGTGATCGGGATACCCCGTTCAGGTTCAATCTCGGCCTTG GCGAGTTTGAACAAAGGTCTGCTGTCAGATGACACAGAACATGATCCTAAAAT TGGCATGCAGATAACAGGAGCATTGTGGCTTCAGCTAGATGTCCAAAGGCGCCTTCATGAGCAGCTAGAGGTGCATGCTTCCATACTGTTGCAGGCAACTCTGAACAAAGGGCTGCTGTCGATGTCACAGAACATGATCTTACAAT TTCACTAA